Proteins from a single region of Actinomycetota bacterium:
- a CDS encoding PhoU domain-containing protein, whose product MIDKGEQEDMEIFIRIIMASRFLERIADHAVDISEEVRYMVKKEFA is encoded by the coding sequence ATGATAGACAAGGGCGAGCAGGAAGATATGGAGATATTCATCCGCATCATAATGGCCAGCCGCTTTTTGGAGCGGATCGCCGACCACGCCGTCGACATCAGCGAAGAAGTCCGTTACATGGTCAAGAAGGAATTCGCGTAA